The proteins below come from a single Asanoa ferruginea genomic window:
- a CDS encoding NAD-glutamate dehydrogenase, whose translation MDRRQTRTSQDISDEYDTALDTDSELDEPVPNAERLAAEAVTLAGPGSPEAALVARFWRFAPDEELIGYTSAEMVDAARSHRELAEQRMPGQLKLRITEPVADLPHTVIEIVTDDMPFLVGSVTALLIGRHLDIHLLVHPLVVVRREPMGKLVEVAAEVEPDDAIAGDIVESWMRVEIDAIRDATEREQLERELVRVLTDVREAVEDWPRMRQRALAIADELEEIRDTDARPPVPEKDITDSVELLRWLAHEHFTFLGYREYKLATGDDGQQVLAAEMGTGLGILRQDQPAPLALTALPPEARAKVLEKRLLIITKANSRATVQRSAYLDYIGFKIFDANGEVIGERRFLGLFSSAAYRTSVRNLPVVRRKVSEVFDRSGLSPRSHSGKDLLQILETYPRDELFQIKTDDLYRAVIGVLRMAGRRQLRVFVRRDGYGRFISCLIYLPRDRFTTHNRLRMQEILLRRFNGVGLDYTTRVTESLLARVHVVVRTDPTNPPGEVDIDALAEELAEATRLWDDDFSLMLSRKLGDEQGKLLFTRYADAFPDGYKEENNPYEAFKDLAKLELLEEPGQLEMHLFRKNRDDDNVRFKVFRYGEPMVLSAVLPVLHSLGVRVADERPYEVERSDGTVYLYDFGLELPAGQGLPTAVRPHVENAFAAAWRREAEVDGFNQLVLLAGLTWRQAVILRAYAKYLRQAGTVFSQDYMESTFVAYPEIAARLVELFEVRFSPRLALSDEERGDRATQLVDEIGKRLDDVTSLDQDRILRSYLTLIQATLRTSFFQRGSDGRPKSYVAFKLDPQAVPDLPAPRPKFEIFVYSPRFEGVHLRFGPVARGGLRWSDRREDFRTEVLGLVKAQMVKNAVIVPVGAKGGFVLKQLPGDRDEAVTCYKLFITALLDVTDNIVGGEIKHPTDVVRHDGDDPYLVVAADKGTATFSDYANAISVAHGFWLGDAFASGGSAGYDHKKMGITARGAWESVKRHFRDLGTDIQTTDFTVVAVGDMSGDVFGNGMLLSPHIRLLAAFDHRHIFLDPAPVAETSYVERRRMFDLPRSSWADYDKSLISEGGGVFARTLKSIPISAQVRAALGLGEEVTAMSPPELQKAILQAPADLLWNGGIGTYVKASTETHAEVGDKANDPIRVNGKQVRARVVGEGGNLGLTQLGRIEYALRGGRVYTDFIDNSAGVDCSDHEVNIKILLGGAVADGELTVPDRDKLLAEMTDEVAALVLRDNYSQATALGTALVQAESLLPVHRRMIIEMERSGLLDRALEGLPTDEELAARPGGLTAPEFAVLLAYVKIDLENQVLADPVVDEAWTFDVLASYFPTPLRAAYADRMAGHRLRPEIVTTMLVNEVVNRGGTSFVFRTMEETGASAADVIRAYVVAREVYGLRDLWAAVEKLDNQVPTIAQTKIYLELRRLLDRAVRWLVTNRRSPLDVTGEIARFAAVADLLGQLDTRFVGSEREALLAHMEEVEARGMPASLAAAVARVMYGFGLIDVVETARVTARSPGDVAQIYFVLSDHLRVDELLSKISLLPREDRWQTLARMALRYDLYAALAALTQGVLQSTPDGAPVEERVAAWERSNATAVGRSKKAISEFGDSNADLAALSVLLRQIRQLVRTSSAS comes from the coding sequence ATGGACCGGCGTCAGACGCGCACGTCGCAGGATATTTCTGATGAATACGACACGGCGCTAGACACCGACAGCGAGCTCGACGAACCCGTGCCCAACGCCGAGCGGCTGGCCGCCGAAGCGGTCACTCTCGCCGGCCCGGGCAGCCCCGAAGCCGCCCTGGTCGCCCGGTTCTGGCGGTTCGCGCCCGACGAGGAGCTGATCGGCTACACGTCGGCGGAGATGGTCGACGCCGCGCGCAGCCACCGCGAGCTGGCCGAGCAGCGGATGCCGGGTCAGCTCAAGCTGCGGATCACCGAGCCGGTAGCCGACCTGCCACACACCGTGATCGAAATCGTCACCGACGACATGCCGTTCCTGGTCGGCTCGGTCACCGCGCTGCTGATCGGTCGGCACCTCGACATCCACCTGCTGGTGCACCCGCTGGTCGTGGTCCGCCGCGAGCCGATGGGCAAGCTGGTCGAGGTCGCCGCCGAGGTCGAGCCCGACGACGCGATCGCCGGCGACATCGTCGAGAGTTGGATGCGCGTCGAGATCGACGCGATCCGCGACGCGACCGAGCGCGAGCAGCTCGAGCGCGAGCTCGTGCGGGTGCTGACCGACGTGCGCGAGGCGGTCGAAGACTGGCCCCGGATGCGGCAGCGGGCCTTGGCGATCGCCGACGAGCTCGAGGAGATCCGCGACACCGACGCCCGCCCGCCGGTGCCGGAGAAGGACATCACCGACTCGGTCGAGCTGCTCCGCTGGCTGGCCCACGAGCACTTCACGTTCCTCGGCTACCGCGAATACAAGCTGGCGACCGGCGACGACGGGCAGCAGGTGCTGGCCGCCGAGATGGGCACCGGGCTGGGCATCCTGCGCCAGGACCAGCCGGCGCCGCTGGCCCTGACGGCGCTGCCGCCCGAGGCGCGGGCCAAGGTGCTGGAGAAGCGGCTCCTGATCATCACCAAGGCCAACTCGCGGGCGACGGTGCAGCGCAGCGCCTACCTCGACTACATCGGCTTCAAGATTTTCGACGCCAACGGTGAGGTGATCGGCGAGCGGCGGTTTCTCGGCCTGTTCTCCAGCGCCGCCTACCGCACCAGCGTGCGCAACCTGCCGGTGGTCCGGCGCAAGGTCTCCGAGGTGTTCGACCGCTCCGGGCTCTCGCCCCGCAGCCACTCGGGCAAGGATCTGTTGCAGATTCTCGAGACGTACCCCCGTGATGAGCTTTTCCAGATCAAGACCGATGACCTCTACCGCGCGGTGATCGGCGTGCTGCGGATGGCCGGCCGGCGCCAGTTGCGGGTCTTCGTCCGCCGCGACGGCTACGGCCGGTTCATCTCGTGCCTGATCTACCTGCCCCGCGACCGGTTCACCACGCACAACCGCCTCCGGATGCAGGAGATCCTGCTGCGCCGGTTCAACGGTGTCGGCCTCGACTACACGACCCGGGTCACCGAGTCGCTGCTGGCCCGCGTCCACGTCGTGGTGCGCACCGACCCGACCAACCCGCCCGGCGAGGTCGACATCGACGCGCTGGCCGAGGAACTGGCCGAGGCGACCCGCCTCTGGGATGACGACTTCTCCCTGATGCTCAGCCGCAAACTCGGCGACGAGCAGGGCAAACTGCTTTTCACGAGGTACGCCGACGCGTTCCCGGACGGCTACAAGGAGGAGAACAACCCCTACGAGGCGTTCAAGGACCTGGCCAAGCTGGAGTTGCTCGAAGAGCCGGGCCAGCTCGAGATGCACCTGTTCCGGAAGAACCGCGACGACGACAACGTCCGGTTCAAGGTCTTCCGCTACGGCGAGCCGATGGTGCTCTCGGCCGTGCTGCCGGTGCTGCATTCGCTCGGGGTGCGGGTCGCCGACGAGCGGCCCTACGAGGTCGAGCGCTCCGACGGCACCGTCTACCTCTACGACTTCGGCCTGGAGCTGCCGGCCGGGCAGGGGCTGCCGACCGCCGTACGCCCGCATGTGGAAAACGCCTTTGCCGCGGCCTGGCGACGGGAAGCCGAGGTCGACGGGTTCAACCAACTCGTGCTGCTGGCCGGCTTGACCTGGCGGCAGGCGGTGATCCTGCGGGCCTACGCCAAATATCTGCGGCAGGCCGGCACGGTCTTCTCGCAGGACTACATGGAGTCGACGTTCGTCGCCTACCCGGAGATCGCGGCCCGGTTGGTCGAGCTCTTCGAGGTGCGGTTCTCGCCCCGCCTCGCACTGTCCGATGAGGAGCGTGGCGACCGCGCGACCCAACTGGTAGACGAGATCGGCAAGCGCCTCGACGACGTGACCAGCCTCGACCAGGACCGGATCCTGCGCTCCTACCTGACGCTGATCCAGGCCACCCTGCGCACCAGCTTCTTCCAGCGCGGCAGTGACGGCCGGCCGAAGTCCTATGTGGCCTTCAAGCTCGACCCGCAGGCGGTGCCCGACCTGCCCGCGCCGCGGCCGAAGTTCGAGATCTTCGTCTACTCGCCCCGGTTCGAGGGCGTGCACCTGCGCTTTGGCCCCGTCGCCCGGGGCGGGCTGCGCTGGTCTGACCGGCGCGAAGACTTCCGCACCGAGGTCCTCGGCCTGGTCAAGGCACAGATGGTGAAGAACGCCGTCATCGTGCCGGTCGGCGCCAAGGGCGGCTTCGTGCTCAAGCAGTTGCCGGGTGACCGTGACGAGGCGGTGACCTGCTACAAGCTGTTCATCACCGCGCTGCTCGACGTTACCGACAACATCGTGGGCGGCGAGATCAAACACCCGACCGATGTCGTACGTCACGACGGCGACGACCCCTACCTCGTGGTGGCCGCCGACAAGGGCACCGCGACGTTCTCCGACTACGCCAACGCGATCTCGGTGGCGCACGGGTTCTGGCTGGGTGACGCGTTCGCGTCCGGCGGTTCGGCCGGCTACGACCACAAGAAGATGGGCATCACCGCGCGCGGTGCCTGGGAGTCGGTCAAGCGGCACTTCCGCGACCTCGGCACCGACATCCAGACGACCGACTTCACCGTGGTCGCGGTCGGCGACATGTCCGGTGACGTGTTCGGCAACGGCATGCTGCTGTCGCCACACATCCGGCTGCTGGCCGCGTTCGACCACCGGCACATCTTCCTCGACCCGGCCCCGGTCGCTGAGACGTCCTATGTGGAACGTCGCCGGATGTTCGATCTGCCGCGCTCGTCGTGGGCCGACTACGACAAGTCGCTGATCTCGGAGGGCGGTGGGGTGTTCGCCCGTACCCTCAAGTCGATCCCGATTTCCGCTCAGGTCCGCGCGGCGTTGGGGCTCGGCGAAGAGGTTACGGCGATGTCCCCGCCGGAGTTGCAGAAGGCGATCCTGCAAGCGCCCGCCGATCTACTGTGGAACGGCGGCATCGGCACCTACGTCAAGGCTTCGACCGAGACGCACGCCGAGGTCGGCGACAAGGCCAACGACCCGATCCGGGTCAACGGCAAGCAGGTGCGGGCGCGCGTCGTCGGCGAGGGCGGCAACCTGGGCCTGACCCAGCTCGGCCGGATCGAATACGCGCTGCGCGGCGGTCGCGTCTACACCGACTTCATCGACAACTCCGCCGGCGTCGACTGCTCCGACCACGAGGTCAACATCAAGATCCTGCTCGGCGGCGCGGTCGCCGACGGGGAGCTGACCGTGCCTGACCGCGACAAGCTGCTGGCCGAGATGACCGACGAGGTCGCCGCGCTGGTGCTGCGCGACAACTACAGCCAGGCGACCGCCCTGGGCACCGCGCTGGTCCAGGCGGAGTCGCTGCTGCCGGTGCACCGCCGAATGATCATCGAGATGGAGCGGTCCGGCCTGCTCGACCGCGCGCTGGAGGGCCTGCCGACCGACGAGGAGTTGGCCGCCCGCCCCGGCGGCCTGACCGCGCCCGAGTTCGCGGTGCTGCTGGCCTACGTGAAGATCGACCTGGAAAACCAGGTGCTGGCCGACCCGGTGGTCGACGAGGCCTGGACCTTCGACGTGCTGGCCAGCTATTTCCCGACCCCGCTGCGCGCGGCGTACGCCGACCGGATGGCCGGCCACCGCCTACGCCCCGAGATCGTCACCACGATGCTGGTCAACGAGGTGGTCAACCGCGGCGGCACGTCGTTCGTCTTCCGCACGATGGAAGAGACCGGCGCGTCGGCGGCCGACGTCATCCGCGCCTACGTGGTCGCCCGCGAGGTCTATGGCCTCCGCGACCTGTGGGCCGCGGTCGAGAAGCTCGACAACCAGGTGCCGACGATCGCGCAGACGAAGATCTACCTGGAGCTGCGCCGCCTGCTCGACCGCGCGGTCCGCTGGCTGGTCACCAACCGCCGCTCGCCACTCGACGTGACCGGCGAGATCGCCCGCTTCGCCGCGGTGGCCGACCTGCTCGGCCAGCTCGACACCCGGTTCGTGGGCAGCGAGCGCGAGGCGTTGCTGGCACACATGGAAGAGGTCGAGGCCCGCGGCATGCCGGCCAGCTTGGCCGCGGCCGTGGCCCGGGTGATGTACGGCTTCGGCCTGATCGACGTGGTCGAGACGGCCCGGGTGACGGCCCGCAGCCCGGGCGACGTGGCCCAGATCTATTTCGTGCTGAGCGACCACCTGCGGGTCGACGAGCTGCTGTCGAAGATCTCGCTGCTGCCCCGCGAAGACCGCTGGCAGACCCTGGCCCGTATGGCGCTGCGCTACGACCTCTACGCGGCGCTGGCAGCCCTGACCCAGGGGGTATTGCAGTCCACACCGGACGGTGCACCGGTCGAGGAGCGGGTGGCGGCCTGGGAACGCTCGAACGCCACGGCTGTGGGCCGCTCGAAGAAGGCGATCAGCGAGTTCGGCGACTCAAACGCCGACCTGGCCGCGCTGTCGGTGCTGCTACGCCAGATCCGCCAGCTCGTCCGCACCTCGTCGGCCAGCTGA
- a CDS encoding tetratricopeptide repeat protein: protein MSEPRTSPSIFTRGAVDLGALRPSPSPSPAAAGGGAGGQSAPTEQPAPGGFAPGGSVAVIDVTEATFQAEVLERSLTTPVVIDFWAEWCEPCKQLSPMLEKLAIEGGGAWVLAKIDVDANQRLAQMFRVQGIPMVFAVVGGQPVDAFSGVVPESQLRQWIGAVLKAGGVEVEAPADPRLESADDALMVGDLDAAEAAYKKILFEAPADAAAEAGLAQVGLYRRVQGVDAAKVMSDAAAAPDDLDLQELAADIEILGGEAERAYKRLIDLVRRSAGDDKERVRKHLVSLFTIAGPDDPAVSAARRALASALF, encoded by the coding sequence ATGAGCGAACCACGGACGTCTCCGTCGATCTTCACTCGCGGCGCGGTCGATCTCGGCGCGCTGCGCCCTTCACCATCTCCGTCCCCGGCCGCCGCTGGCGGCGGCGCGGGCGGTCAATCAGCGCCCACCGAGCAACCGGCACCGGGTGGCTTCGCGCCCGGCGGCAGCGTCGCCGTGATCGACGTGACCGAGGCGACGTTCCAGGCCGAGGTCCTCGAACGCTCGCTGACCACGCCCGTGGTCATCGACTTCTGGGCCGAGTGGTGCGAGCCGTGCAAGCAACTCTCCCCGATGCTGGAGAAGCTGGCGATCGAAGGCGGCGGCGCGTGGGTGCTCGCCAAGATCGACGTTGACGCCAACCAGCGCCTCGCCCAGATGTTCCGGGTCCAGGGCATCCCGATGGTCTTCGCGGTGGTCGGCGGCCAGCCGGTCGACGCCTTCTCCGGCGTCGTGCCCGAGTCGCAGCTCCGCCAGTGGATCGGCGCGGTGCTCAAGGCCGGCGGCGTCGAGGTCGAGGCACCGGCTGACCCCCGCCTCGAGAGCGCCGACGACGCCCTGATGGTCGGCGACCTCGACGCGGCCGAGGCCGCCTACAAGAAGATCCTCTTCGAGGCACCGGCCGACGCGGCCGCCGAAGCCGGCCTGGCCCAGGTCGGTCTCTACCGCCGGGTGCAGGGCGTCGACGCGGCCAAGGTCATGTCGGACGCGGCCGCGGCCCCTGATGACCTCGACCTCCAGGAGCTGGCGGCCGACATCGAGATCCTCGGCGGCGAGGCCGAGCGGGCCTACAAGCGCCTGATCGACCTGGTGAGACGCAGCGCCGGCGACGACAAGGAGCGGGTCCGCAAGCACCTGGTGTCGCTGTTCACGATCGCCGGTCCCGACGACCCGGCGGTCTCCGCGGCCCGCCGGGCCCTGGCCAGCGCGCTGTTCTGA
- a CDS encoding penicillin-binding transpeptidase domain-containing protein codes for MRRSYPMMKKRPSAALVGLALLAAGLAGCSGDSGPDEAVDAFLTGWQRGDLAQIAFVEPTGAKIAATDVAKSLKDLSGELPSPAVHRDGSVEEVEKTATAKINLDWTLPGGTHWTYPSTVRLTQGKDDVWSVIWEPALVNAKLKSGDQLGLRRQRPDRAGVLDGAGKPIVEPRDVVVVGVEPAGVDDPAGITAALDKAFKSVRPALPPIDLKDLPKKITSAENPEQFLEVVTLRKDAYDQIRSKIQPLEGTRFRAEKRDLAPTRAFARALLGSADPALKEDIDKNPDAVAEGDLVGHGGIQGAFDKQLRGTPGVSVVISQKAPDGEVNDGEELFRAEPKPGTPVKTTLDVRTQNAADTALAGVKQRSALVAVRVSDGAVLAAANGPDGGSGENLAFTAQVPPGSTFKMVSALGLLDGGKVTSSTVVNCPQNFTVDGRSFKNSESFALGKVPFQVDFAKSCNTAFASLAPSLGPDGLAAAGRSLGLEGTWDLGVDAFSGKVSTGGSDAERAAAAFGQGTTLVSPLAMASATAAVAKGSVVPPSVIADKPAKPGAALKAESLDPLRSMMRQVVTSGTATALKDVPGGAVSGKTGTAEFDDNPAHTHAWFVGWQGDVAFAVFVENGGGSGETAVPAAERFLRALH; via the coding sequence ATGCGTCGGTCATACCCGATGATGAAAAAACGCCCCAGCGCGGCGCTGGTGGGCCTCGCGCTCCTGGCCGCCGGACTCGCCGGTTGCTCCGGCGACTCCGGCCCCGACGAAGCCGTCGACGCCTTCCTCACCGGCTGGCAGCGTGGTGATCTCGCCCAGATCGCCTTCGTCGAACCCACCGGCGCGAAGATCGCCGCCACCGACGTGGCGAAGTCGCTCAAAGATCTCTCCGGCGAGCTGCCGTCGCCCGCGGTGCACCGCGACGGTTCCGTCGAAGAGGTCGAGAAGACCGCCACCGCGAAGATCAATCTCGACTGGACCCTGCCCGGCGGCACCCACTGGACCTATCCGTCGACGGTCCGGCTGACCCAGGGCAAAGACGACGTCTGGTCGGTGATCTGGGAGCCGGCGCTGGTCAACGCCAAGCTGAAGAGCGGCGACCAACTGGGCCTGCGCCGCCAGCGGCCCGACCGGGCCGGCGTCCTCGACGGCGCCGGCAAGCCCATCGTCGAGCCGCGCGACGTCGTGGTGGTCGGCGTGGAGCCGGCGGGCGTCGACGACCCGGCCGGGATCACTGCCGCTCTGGACAAGGCTTTCAAGTCGGTGCGCCCGGCGTTGCCGCCGATCGACCTCAAGGACCTGCCCAAGAAGATCACCTCGGCCGAGAACCCCGAGCAGTTCCTCGAGGTAGTCACCCTGCGCAAGGATGCCTACGATCAGATTCGGTCGAAGATCCAACCGCTGGAGGGCACCCGGTTCCGGGCGGAGAAGCGCGACCTGGCACCGACCCGCGCGTTCGCCCGCGCCCTGCTCGGCTCGGCCGACCCGGCCCTGAAGGAAGACATCGACAAAAACCCCGACGCGGTCGCGGAGGGCGACCTGGTCGGCCACGGCGGCATCCAGGGTGCGTTCGACAAGCAGTTGAGGGGTACGCCCGGCGTCTCCGTCGTAATCTCCCAGAAGGCACCGGACGGCGAAGTCAACGACGGCGAGGAGCTGTTCCGCGCCGAGCCGAAGCCCGGCACTCCGGTCAAGACGACGCTCGACGTGCGCACCCAGAACGCCGCCGACACGGCCCTGGCCGGAGTGAAACAGCGCTCGGCGCTGGTCGCGGTCCGGGTCAGCGACGGCGCGGTGCTGGCGGCGGCCAACGGCCCCGACGGCGGCTCGGGTGAAAACCTGGCATTCACCGCCCAGGTCCCACCGGGTTCGACGTTCAAGATGGTGAGCGCGCTGGGCCTGCTCGACGGCGGCAAGGTCACCTCGTCGACGGTGGTCAACTGCCCGCAGAACTTCACGGTCGACGGCCGCTCGTTCAAGAACTCGGAAAGCTTCGCGCTCGGCAAGGTCCCGTTCCAGGTCGACTTCGCGAAGTCCTGCAACACGGCCTTCGCTTCGCTGGCCCCGTCGCTGGGCCCCGACGGCCTGGCGGCAGCGGGACGTTCGCTGGGCCTGGAGGGCACCTGGGACCTGGGCGTCGACGCTTTCAGCGGCAAGGTCTCGACCGGCGGCTCCGACGCCGAACGCGCCGCGGCGGCCTTCGGCCAGGGCACCACACTGGTCTCCCCGCTGGCCATGGCCTCGGCGACGGCAGCGGTAGCGAAGGGCTCGGTAGTGCCGCCCTCGGTGATCGCCGACAAGCCGGCAAAGCCCGGCGCGGCGCTGAAGGCCGAGAGCCTAGACCCGCTGCGTTCGATGATGCGCCAGGTGGTCACGTCCGGGACGGCGACGGCCCTGAAGGACGTCCCCGGCGGCGCCGTGTCCGGCAAGACCGGCACGGCGGAGTTCGACGACAACCCAGCACACACGCACGCCTGGTTCGTCGGCTGGCAGGGCGACGTAGCGTTCGCAGTCTTCGTCGAAAACGGCGGCGGCAGCGGCGAAACAGCCGTCCCAGCCGCCGAACGCTTCCTCCGCGCCCTGCACTAA
- a CDS encoding FtsX-like permease family protein: MIALVALMLTARRFQAALVVLLSALATAAAVAGPAYTAAVDRAATVAEVANTPPAARTVALTGAIDSTQRDRFDALANDLADLPRFNTVLTAVLPVLGLEPASGEISWMTFRDSACEHLEIVAGRCLMAAGEVIVGESTAHRLGVAPGQSVTLSWATYDDATRRWVSSGRPAPITIVGVYRPRDPAEPYWGRSGYFSPTAPDANQEPVFTGRPTVDGLEHESDNRSVEAIPGPGALDADQLPALGVALDNLRDKLGDDEESTGFATLNDELPKLFDRVRRSDALTRELVPLAGLPLIGLCWLVIFVAVAGATAARRHEQALIALRGAPRIGRFWLAAGESVIAIAVGAPIGYLVGTLATRAAANARFGPVPIFELAPAPGVLLAALVAVAGAVAVGLLALRSDLASPVVDLLRRVPPRGAAWRTVAIDAGAVVLAVVAAVQLRAFDGQLLGLGLLVPALIGLAIAVLAGRLLVPLAARLGRRAIRSGRLGLALGALQVARRPGSQRLFVLLAVAVAVLGFATTAVDVAGRARADRAAVETGALRTLTVGTVDAGALRSAVRAVDPDGRFAMAAGTRSSAEGPPVVFADTAALPAVALWRPEYGDRSAAEIAAALRPPADEPVVVKGTELALTVNYESRTPTGTELRLTALLRPLAGGSPVRAGTAKIATGRHTWTMASQICVVGCRLAGIEAVYAAAGGTAADISIISLAERPDQSAPFTDVVPAFGTDKWRANNDATLTAQDGGVHVVVPGAVVQPRPTVIVPTGTPTEVPVLSGGPPPKSGEAEGVDGNVVAIRPVGEGRALPRIGTGLLMDIGYAERIATGSTDLTTAEVWLGPAAPADIEQRLTDQGLIVTGRDSVTAAADRLDQRGPALAVWFHLLAGGVAVLLAACGMWLMAAVDRRRNLDDLIALRRQGLAARTGGSWVLWAYLPVAIAAVLAGLVAAVIAWAVVGKYVPYFVDDDFALAPPAWPRPLAIVLPAVAVALLFTTVAAGLRRALRVRD, translated from the coding sequence GTGATCGCCCTGGTCGCTCTGATGCTCACCGCCCGGCGCTTTCAGGCGGCGCTGGTCGTGCTGCTCAGCGCGCTCGCGACGGCCGCCGCGGTGGCCGGCCCGGCCTACACCGCCGCCGTCGACCGGGCGGCGACCGTCGCCGAGGTGGCCAACACGCCCCCGGCCGCCCGCACCGTCGCCCTCACCGGCGCGATCGACAGCACCCAGCGCGACCGGTTCGACGCGCTCGCCAACGACCTGGCCGACCTGCCCCGGTTCAACACCGTGCTGACCGCCGTCCTGCCGGTGCTCGGCCTGGAGCCCGCGAGCGGCGAGATCTCCTGGATGACATTCCGCGACAGCGCCTGCGAGCACCTGGAGATCGTCGCGGGCCGCTGCCTGATGGCCGCCGGCGAGGTAATCGTCGGCGAGTCGACCGCGCACCGCCTCGGCGTGGCACCCGGCCAGTCGGTGACCCTGAGCTGGGCCACCTACGACGACGCCACCCGCAGATGGGTGTCCTCCGGGCGGCCGGCGCCGATCACGATCGTCGGCGTCTACCGGCCGCGCGACCCGGCCGAGCCCTACTGGGGGCGCAGCGGCTATTTCTCGCCGACCGCGCCCGACGCCAACCAGGAGCCGGTCTTCACCGGCCGGCCGACCGTCGACGGGCTGGAGCACGAGTCCGACAACCGGTCCGTTGAGGCGATCCCCGGTCCCGGTGCGCTCGACGCCGACCAGTTGCCCGCGCTCGGTGTCGCGCTCGACAACCTGCGCGACAAGCTCGGCGACGACGAGGAGTCGACCGGTTTCGCGACCCTCAACGACGAACTGCCCAAACTCTTCGACCGGGTACGTCGCTCCGACGCGCTGACCCGCGAACTGGTGCCGCTGGCCGGCCTGCCGCTGATCGGCCTGTGCTGGCTGGTCATCTTTGTCGCGGTGGCCGGCGCGACCGCCGCGCGCCGGCACGAGCAGGCGCTGATCGCATTGCGCGGCGCGCCCCGGATCGGCCGGTTCTGGCTGGCCGCCGGGGAGAGCGTGATCGCGATCGCGGTCGGCGCCCCGATCGGCTACCTGGTCGGGACGCTGGCCACCCGGGCGGCCGCCAACGCGCGCTTCGGCCCGGTCCCGATCTTCGAACTCGCTCCGGCGCCGGGGGTGCTGCTGGCCGCCTTGGTCGCGGTCGCCGGCGCGGTGGCCGTCGGCCTGCTCGCGCTGCGCAGCGACCTGGCCAGCCCGGTGGTCGACCTGCTCCGCCGGGTGCCGCCGCGCGGCGCCGCCTGGCGCACCGTCGCGATCGACGCGGGCGCGGTCGTGCTCGCCGTCGTGGCCGCCGTGCAGCTGCGCGCATTCGACGGCCAACTGCTCGGCCTGGGTCTGCTGGTGCCGGCGCTGATCGGGCTGGCGATCGCGGTGCTGGCCGGTCGCCTGCTGGTCCCGCTGGCCGCCCGGCTCGGCCGCCGGGCCATCCGCAGCGGCCGGCTCGGGTTGGCGCTCGGTGCGCTCCAGGTCGCCCGCCGGCCCGGCAGCCAACGGCTGTTCGTGCTGCTGGCCGTCGCGGTCGCGGTGCTCGGTTTCGCGACCACCGCCGTCGACGTGGCCGGTCGGGCCCGGGCCGATCGGGCCGCGGTGGAGACCGGCGCCCTCCGCACGCTGACCGTCGGCACGGTCGACGCCGGCGCGCTGCGGTCGGCCGTGCGGGCCGTCGACCCGGACGGCCGCTTCGCCATGGCGGCCGGCACGCGATCCTCCGCGGAGGGCCCGCCGGTGGTGTTCGCCGACACCGCGGCATTGCCCGCCGTGGCACTCTGGCGTCCCGAATACGGCGACCGCTCGGCGGCGGAGATCGCCGCCGCGCTGCGCCCGCCAGCCGACGAGCCGGTCGTGGTCAAGGGCACCGAACTGGCGCTGACCGTCAACTACGAGTCGCGGACGCCGACCGGCACCGAGCTGCGGCTGACCGCGCTGCTTCGCCCGCTGGCGGGTGGTTCACCGGTGCGGGCCGGCACCGCCAAAATCGCAACCGGCCGGCATACCTGGACCATGGCCAGCCAGATCTGCGTCGTTGGCTGCCGGCTTGCCGGGATCGAGGCGGTCTACGCCGCGGCCGGCGGCACGGCGGCGGACATCTCGATCATTTCGTTGGCCGAACGGCCCGACCAGTCGGCGCCGTTCACCGACGTGGTGCCGGCGTTCGGCACCGACAAGTGGCGCGCCAACAACGACGCGACGCTGACCGCACAGGACGGCGGCGTGCACGTCGTCGTGCCGGGTGCGGTCGTGCAGCCGCGGCCGACCGTGATCGTGCCGACGGGCACACCCACCGAAGTGCCGGTGCTCAGTGGCGGGCCGCCGCCCAAGTCGGGCGAGGCCGAGGGCGTCGACGGCAACGTGGTCGCGATCCGGCCGGTCGGCGAGGGCCGCGCACTGCCCCGGATCGGCACCGGACTGCTGATGGACATCGGGTACGCCGAACGCATCGCCACCGGCAGCACCGACCTCACCACGGCCGAGGTCTGGCTCGGCCCGGCGGCCCCGGCCGACATCGAGCAGCGGCTGACCGATCAGGGCCTGATCGTGACCGGCCGCGACTCGGTCACGGCCGCCGCCGACCGGCTCGACCAGCGCGGCCCGGCCCTCGCGGTGTGGTTCCACCTGCTGGCCGGCGGGGTCGCGGTGCTGCTCGCCGCGTGCGGCATGTGGCTGATGGCCGCCGTCGACCGCCGGCGCAACCTCGACGACCTGATCGCTTTGCGGCGGCAGGGGCTCGCGGCGCGTACCGGTGGAAGCTGGGTTCTCTGGGCTTATCTGCCTGTCGCCATCGCGGCCGTGCTCGCCGGTTTGGTCGCGGCCGTCATCGCCTGGGCGGTGGTCGGCAAGTATGTCCCATATTTCGTTGATGACGACTTCGCCCTGGCCCCGCCGGCCTGGCCACGGCCCCTCGCCATCGTCCTTCCGGCGGTCGCGGTCGCCCTGCTGTTCACCACCGTGGCGGCCGGTCTGCGTCGAGCGCTCCGCGTGCGAGACTAG